The following are from one region of the Ictalurus furcatus strain D&B chromosome 11, Billie_1.0, whole genome shotgun sequence genome:
- the zc3h10 gene encoding zinc finger CCCH domain-containing protein 10, translating to MPDRDSAYLVGGGGGGSGGGAGTGVGEEVGPGSGLTGGADGRGGVGGSSAGGNSGSGAMGCSGALGNGHTCSGASGSFGSGLLSDGVCRDFLRNVCKRGKRCRFRHPDFNEVPDLGAQKNEFVFCHDHQNKECVRTNCRFVHGSKEDEDYYKKTGELPLWLRWKVAAGLGLSLTDLPQNRGEAPICRDFLKGECQRGNKCKFRHVRKDHEHEASRFSAVGMMGVSSGVGGIVNASGGGVACGGVSGLVGANGGSLMGIGSPNIGGCRDQGLCGGGGGGSMGSCLSLGAAGQRRYDRGPCSVYESLFENGLFDPGPLESPVDHAALQLKRRRLEGLRLADGTGGGHYDLGVQAALSTRPLEYRLLEEENALLRKRVEELKKQVSNLIATNEVLLEQNAQFRSQAKVMTLSSTPTPSEQSLAPPVGSVSSYNHGIAQTRTTLSSAGLQPRAVTQQELVAPAGAPAGAPPANAAPPPAAPPPPPPHLNPEIAPLSAALAQTIAQGMAPPVSMAPVAASVAPVAVSMAQPLPGITMSHATTPMVSYPIASQSMRITTMPH from the exons ATGCCTGACCGGGATAGCGCATACCTGGtaggtggtggtggaggtggcagTGGAGGGGGTGCTGGCACAGGGGTAGGGGAGGAAGTGGGCCCTGGGTCTGGCTTGACTGGGGGTGCAGACGGTCGAGGGGGAGTTGGGGGAAGCTCAGCTGGTGGGAACAGTGGTTCTGGGGCCATGGGATGCAGCGGTGCCCTGGGAAATGGCCACACCTGCAGTGGAGCAAGTGGCAGCTTTGGCTCTGGCTTGTTATCAGATGGCGTTTGCCGTGACTTCTTACGAAATGTGTGTAAGCGTGGCAAGCGCTGTCGTTTCCGCCACCCAGACTTCAATGAAGTTCCTGACCTTGGTGCACAGAAGAATGAGTTTGTCTTCTGTCATGACCACCAGAACAAAGAGTGTGTGCGTACCAACTGCCGCTTTGTGCATGGCTCCAAGGAAGATGAAGACTACTACAAAAAGACTGGTGAGCTGCCACTGTGGCTGCGGTGGAAAGTGGCAGCAGGTCTGGGCCTGTCACTTACTGACCTACCACAGAACCGTGGTGAGGCTCCCATATGTAGAGACTTCTTGAAAGGGGAATGTCAGCGGGGCAACAAGTGCAAGTTTCGTCATGTGCGGAAGGACCATGAGCACGAAGCTTCACGGTTCAGTGCAGTGGGGATGATGGGTGTCTCAAGTGGGGTGGGTGGAATAGTGAATGCAAGTGGTGGAGGTGTAGCCTGTGGTGGGGTGTCAGGATTGGTTGGAGCTAATGGAGGAAGTCTGATGGGGATAGGAAGCCCCAACATCGGAGGGTGCAGAGATCAGGGATTGTGtgggggtggaggaggaggttCCATGGGAAGTTGTCTATCCCTGGGGGCTGCTGGACAACGGCGCTATGACAGGGGTCCATGTTCAGTTTATGAATCACTGTTTGAGAATGGACTGTTTGATCCTGGGCCACTGGAGAGCCCTGTTGACCACGCAGCTCTTCAGCTAAAGAGAAGACGATTGGAAGGGCTGCGGTTGGCTGATGGGACTGGGGGAGGCCACTATGATTTAGGGGTACAGGCCGCACTTTCCACCCGGCCTCTGGAGTATCGCCTATTGGAGGAGGAAAATGCTTTGCTGAGGAAGCGAGTGGAAGAGCTCAAGAAACAG GTCTCCAACTTGATTGCTACCAATGAAGTCTTACTGGAGCAAAATGCTCAATTCCGCAGCCAGGCAAAGGTCATGACCTTGTCCTCAACACCCACACCATCAGAACAGAGTCTGGCCCCACCTGTTGGTTCAGTGAGCTCATACAACCATGGCATCGCACAGACTCGTACAACTTTGAGCAGCGCTGGACTACAGCCACGTGCTGTAACCCAGCAGGAACTGGTGGCCCCTGCCGGTGCCCCTGCTGGTGCTCCCCCAGCCAATGCTGCACCCCCTCCTGCTgcaccccctcctcctccaccccaTCTGAACCCTGAGATCGCTCCACTCTCGGCTGCTCTCGCCCAGACCATTGCACAAGGTATGGCACCACCTGTTTCCATGGCACCCGTGGCAGCCTCTGTGGCCCCTGTTGCTGTCTCCATGGCACAGCCGCTGCCGGGCATCACCATGAGTCACGCCACCACGCCGATGGTGTCATACCCCATTGCCAGTCAGAGTATGAGAATCACCACCATGCCACATTAA